The following are encoded in a window of Flavobacterium psychrotrophum genomic DNA:
- a CDS encoding nucleotide pyrophosphohydrolase gives MNIKNAQLVVDNWIKEHGVRYFNELTNMAQLTEEVGEVARIIARRYGEQSEKESDKNKDLGEELADVVFVVLCLANQTGTDLQAAFDKKMDIKTKRDHDRHHNNEKLK, from the coding sequence ATGAATATAAAAAATGCACAGCTTGTAGTAGACAACTGGATAAAAGAGCACGGTGTGCGCTATTTTAATGAGCTTACCAATATGGCACAGCTTACCGAAGAGGTGGGAGAGGTGGCCCGTATTATTGCGCGCCGCTATGGTGAGCAGAGCGAAAAAGAAAGCGATAAAAATAAAGATCTGGGCGAAGAACTGGCCGATGTGGTTTTTGTAGTGCTTTGCCTGGCTAATCAAACGGGTACTGATTTGCAGGCGGCTTTTGATAAAAAAATGGATATTAAAACCAAGCGCGACCACGACCGTCACCACAATAACGAGAAGCTGAAATAA
- a CDS encoding 3-phosphoshikimate 1-carboxyvinyltransferase: MNIKISTAGTIKSGESIKITGSKSETNRLLLLQALYPGISIENISESDDSIAMQSALASTNAVVDIHHAGTAMRFLTAYFAQKEGRSVVLTGSQRMKERPIGVLVDALRSLGADIAYTENEGYPPLKINGKKLAGGKTAIKADVSSQYITALLLIASKLENGIELTLEGELTSIPYINMTLGLLTELGIQNSFEGNVIKVKSQISNHKFQTERESDNRDSTSEAQSEIFNLKSSITVESDWSSASYFYSIVALSPVGTAVTISFYKENSLQGDSALVSIYKAFGVDTTFCDSEITLTKLNMKPETLNFELNNTPDIAQTIAVTCFGLGIGCHLTGLHTLKIKETDRLEALKAELSKFGADITVTNDSLTLEPHNLFNLTPAVTKAEVLEVATYNDHRMAMAFAPLAVKTAFTINNAEVVSKSFPTFWDDMQQLGFVVNEL; the protein is encoded by the coding sequence ATGAACATAAAAATAAGTACGGCAGGCACTATAAAGTCTGGCGAAAGCATAAAGATAACGGGCAGCAAAAGCGAAACAAACAGGCTATTGTTACTACAGGCGCTGTATCCGGGTATTAGCATAGAAAACATATCAGAGTCAGACGATAGTATTGCCATGCAAAGTGCGCTGGCAAGTACAAATGCCGTAGTAGACATTCATCATGCGGGTACCGCTATGCGTTTTCTTACCGCCTACTTTGCACAAAAAGAGGGTAGAAGCGTGGTGCTTACAGGTAGCCAGCGTATGAAGGAGCGCCCTATAGGCGTACTCGTAGATGCCCTTCGTAGCCTTGGGGCAGACATAGCTTATACTGAAAATGAAGGATATCCACCGCTGAAAATAAACGGAAAGAAACTGGCAGGGGGTAAAACCGCTATTAAGGCAGATGTAAGCAGCCAGTATATAACGGCACTTTTGCTCATTGCATCAAAACTTGAAAACGGCATTGAACTAACCCTTGAGGGAGAGCTGACTTCTATACCTTATATAAATATGACCCTCGGCCTGCTTACAGAGCTGGGGATACAAAATAGTTTTGAAGGAAATGTGATTAAAGTGAAATCACAAATTTCAAATCACAAATTTCAAACAGAGAGGGAATCTGACAACCGGGACAGCACGAGTGAAGCTCAATCCGAAATCTTCAATCTGAAATCTTCAATCACAGTCGAAAGCGACTGGAGTTCGGCATCATATTTTTACAGCATTGTAGCTTTGAGCCCTGTTGGTACCGCCGTTACAATATCATTTTATAAAGAAAACAGCCTGCAGGGAGATAGTGCTTTGGTAAGTATTTATAAGGCGTTTGGAGTTGATACTACATTTTGCGACAGTGAAATTACGCTTACGAAGCTCAACATGAAACCTGAAACTTTAAACTTTGAACTAAACAATACGCCCGACATTGCACAGACCATAGCGGTAACGTGTTTTGGATTAGGTATTGGATGTCATTTAACGGGACTGCATACGTTAAAGATAAAAGAAACCGACAGGCTGGAAGCCCTTAAAGCAGAGCTTTCTAAATTTGGGGCCGATATTACGGTTACTAACGATAGCCTTACGCTGGAACCGCATAATTTATTTAATCTTACCCCCGCCGTCACCAAAGCAGAAGTGTTAGAAGTAGCCACTTACAACGACCACCGTATGGCTATGGCCTTTGCACCACTCGCTGTAAAAACGGCCTTTACCATTAATAATGCTGAAGTGGTAAGCAAATCTTTTCCTACGTTTTGGGATGACATGCAACAGTTAGGCTTTGTTGTAAATGAGTTGTAG
- the queA gene encoding tRNA preQ1(34) S-adenosylmethionine ribosyltransferase-isomerase QueA, translating into MKLSNFNFNLPKELLAEFPAENRDESKLMVVNRKTQTIEHRLFKDIIEYFDEGDVMVLNNTKVFPARLYGNKEKTGARIEVFLLRELNSEQRLWDVLVDPARKIRIGNKLYFGDDDSLVAEVIDNTTSRGRTLRFLYDGSYEEFRSKLTELGETPIPKYINREVVPEDAERYQTIYAKEEGAVAAPTAGLHFSKHLLKRLEIKGIDFAEITLHVGLGTFNPVEVEDLSKHKMDSEELIITQEACDVVNKAKAKKHKICAIGTTSMRAMESSVSSARTLNPYVGWTNKFIFPPYDFSVADCMVTNFHTPKSTLLMMISAFMGHDLMRKAYDEAIKEGYRFYTYGDAMLIL; encoded by the coding sequence ATGAAATTATCCAACTTCAATTTCAACCTGCCTAAGGAGCTCCTGGCAGAGTTTCCGGCAGAAAACAGGGATGAGTCTAAGCTTATGGTTGTTAACCGCAAAACACAAACTATAGAGCATCGCCTGTTTAAGGATATCATAGAATATTTTGATGAAGGCGACGTAATGGTGCTTAACAACACTAAGGTTTTTCCGGCGCGCCTTTATGGTAATAAAGAAAAAACAGGTGCACGTATAGAGGTTTTCCTTTTAAGGGAACTTAACAGCGAGCAGCGCCTGTGGGATGTTCTTGTAGACCCGGCACGTAAAATACGTATTGGTAACAAGCTTTATTTTGGTGATGATGACAGCCTTGTAGCTGAGGTTATAGACAACACAACATCGCGCGGACGTACCCTTCGTTTCCTTTATGATGGTTCTTATGAAGAGTTTCGCAGCAAGCTTACTGAGCTGGGCGAAACCCCGATACCTAAATACATAAACCGCGAAGTAGTACCTGAAGATGCTGAGCGCTACCAGACTATTTATGCAAAAGAAGAAGGAGCCGTTGCAGCACCTACAGCCGGACTTCACTTTTCTAAGCACTTGCTTAAGAGGCTGGAGATAAAAGGTATCGACTTTGCAGAAATAACCCTGCACGTAGGCCTTGGTACTTTTAATCCTGTAGAGGTTGAAGATCTTAGTAAGCATAAGATGGACTCTGAAGAGCTTATCATTACTCAGGAGGCCTGTGATGTTGTAAATAAGGCTAAAGCCAAGAAGCATAAAATATGTGCTATAGGTACTACATCTATGCGTGCTATGGAAAGTTCTGTTTCATCAGCAAGGACACTTAACCCTTATGTAGGCTGGACAAACAAGTTTATCTTCCCTCCGTATGATTTTAGCGTGGCAGACTGTATGGTTACTAACTTCCATACACCTAAGTCTACACTGTTAATGATGATCTCTGCCTTTATGGGCCACGACCTTATGCGCAAAGCGTATGACGAGGCTATTAAAGAAGGGTACCGTTTTTATACTTATGGTGATGCCATGCTGATACTATAA
- the rpe gene encoding ribulose-phosphate 3-epimerase codes for MKNTLIAPSVLSADFANLQRDVEMINSSEADWFHVDIMDGVFVPNISFGMPVLEAIARHANKTIDVHLMIVNPDPYIKTFAQLGANNLTVHFEACTHLHRTLQAIKAEGMKAGVALNPHTNVSLLEDIINDIDLVCIMSVNPGFGGQSFIERTYDKIKQLKEIITRNGASTLIEIDGGVSDKNAVQLVEAGADVLVAGNYIFRAADPVATVADLKKLTAL; via the coding sequence ATGAAAAATACATTAATTGCACCATCGGTACTTTCGGCAGACTTTGCAAACCTGCAACGCGACGTAGAAATGATAAACAGCAGTGAGGCCGACTGGTTTCACGTAGACATTATGGATGGTGTTTTTGTACCAAATATTTCTTTTGGGATGCCGGTGTTGGAGGCCATAGCGCGCCATGCAAATAAAACCATCGATGTGCACCTGATGATTGTAAACCCAGACCCATACATAAAGACGTTTGCCCAGCTTGGCGCCAACAACCTTACCGTACATTTTGAAGCCTGCACTCACCTGCACCGCACACTACAAGCCATAAAAGCCGAAGGTATGAAAGCTGGTGTAGCACTAAACCCACATACAAATGTTAGCCTTCTTGAAGACATTATTAATGATATTGACCTGGTTTGCATTATGAGTGTAAACCCCGGTTTTGGCGGACAGAGTTTTATAGAGCGCACATATGATAAGATAAAGCAGCTTAAAGAGATCATTACCCGCAATGGCGCGTCTACCCTTATAGAAATAGACGGCGGCGTGAGCGACAAGAATGCCGTACAGCTTGTAGAAGCCGGTGCAGATGTTCTTGTAGCCGGTAATTATATTTTTAGGGCAGCAGATCCTGTTGCAACAGTTGCCGACCTTAAAAAACTTACAGCACTTTAG
- a CDS encoding efflux RND transporter periplasmic adaptor subunit: protein MKIKHIVYAILILGVGALVYYRIVENKKAKAENSGGGSGKKGPMAVNGIVVSPEDFSNTLALSGSIEANEQVQITTEVAGIAEKISFQEGAKVTQGQVLVKINDIELRAQANQYQTRQNLAAENERRAKLLLKKEAISQEEYDIASADFKTAQAQTQLINAQIAKTSIRAPFSGTIGLRNISPGTYVTPQTLITTLVNSVKVKITFNVPEKYASQMKLNTKVSFSVPGSGKKYAATVYALEPAVEVSTRTLRIRALADNTDGALIPGTFADVILPLDKTANAFMVPTEAIVPVQGGKKLYVSKNGKAAEVMVTTGTRTDADIVVLEGLKPGDTVITTGVLTLKADAPVKVKVTPKTK, encoded by the coding sequence ATGAAAATAAAGCATATAGTTTATGCCATCCTGATACTTGGGGTAGGTGCGCTTGTGTACTACAGGATAGTCGAAAACAAGAAAGCCAAAGCAGAAAACTCTGGCGGTGGCAGCGGTAAAAAGGGGCCTATGGCTGTAAATGGCATTGTAGTAAGCCCTGAAGATTTTAGTAATACCCTGGCGCTCTCCGGCTCTATAGAGGCTAATGAACAGGTGCAGATCACAACCGAGGTTGCCGGTATTGCAGAGAAGATATCATTTCAGGAAGGTGCAAAAGTTACGCAGGGGCAGGTATTGGTAAAAATAAACGACATTGAACTGCGCGCGCAGGCAAACCAGTACCAGACACGACAGAACCTTGCCGCCGAAAACGAACGCAGGGCAAAACTATTGCTGAAAAAAGAAGCCATTAGCCAGGAAGAGTATGATATAGCCAGCGCCGACTTTAAAACTGCACAGGCACAAACCCAGCTTATCAACGCGCAAATAGCAAAAACATCTATCCGTGCGCCGTTTAGCGGAACCATAGGCTTACGTAATATATCTCCGGGTACCTACGTAACCCCACAAACACTTATTACTACCCTGGTAAACAGCGTTAAGGTAAAGATTACCTTTAACGTTCCCGAAAAATATGCTTCGCAAATGAAGCTGAATACTAAAGTTAGTTTCAGCGTGCCCGGAAGTGGTAAAAAATATGCTGCAACCGTATATGCACTGGAACCTGCTGTTGAGGTGTCTACACGCACATTACGCATCAGGGCACTTGCCGATAATACAGATGGCGCTTTAATTCCCGGTACTTTTGCCGACGTTATTTTGCCGCTTGATAAAACTGCCAATGCCTTTATGGTACCTACCGAAGCTATAGTGCCGGTGCAGGGTGGTAAAAAACTTTATGTATCTAAAAATGGTAAGGCTGCTGAGGTAATGGTAACCACCGGTACCCGTACCGATGCCGATATTGTGGTGCTGGAAGGCCTGAAGCCCGGCGATACCGTAATTACCACAGGCGTGCTTACCCTTAAAGCAGATGCGCCTGTTAAGGTAAAAGTAACTCCTAAAACCAAGTAG
- a CDS encoding sigma-70 family RNA polymerase sigma factor — translation MRQLKITKQVTNRETASLDKYLQEIGKVDLITADEEVELAQRIKAGDQRALEKLTKANLRFVVSVAKQYQNQGLTLPDLINEGNLGLIKAAQRFDETRGFKFISYAVWWIRQSILQALAEQSRIVRLPLNKIGSINKINKMYALLEQSNERAPSAEEIAKELDMTVNDVKESMKNSGRHLSMDAPLVEGEDSNLYDVLRSGESPNPDRELIHESLRTEIERALETLTPREADVVRLYFGLGDQHPMTLEEIGETFDLTRERVRQIKEKAIRRLKHTSRSKILKTYLG, via the coding sequence ATGAGACAGTTAAAAATTACAAAGCAGGTAACCAACAGGGAAACTGCTTCATTAGACAAATACCTCCAGGAGATTGGTAAAGTAGACCTTATTACGGCGGATGAGGAGGTAGAACTGGCACAGCGCATTAAAGCGGGTGACCAGCGTGCACTAGAAAAACTGACGAAAGCTAACCTGCGTTTTGTGGTATCGGTTGCTAAACAATACCAAAACCAGGGCCTTACCCTGCCCGACCTTATTAACGAAGGTAACCTGGGTCTTATAAAAGCCGCACAACGTTTTGACGAAACACGTGGTTTTAAATTTATTTCTTACGCCGTATGGTGGATTCGCCAGTCGATCCTTCAGGCGCTTGCTGAGCAGTCTCGTATTGTAAGGCTTCCGCTTAACAAAATTGGCTCGATCAACAAGATCAATAAAATGTATGCCCTGCTTGAGCAAAGTAACGAGCGTGCGCCTTCGGCAGAAGAAATTGCCAAAGAGCTTGACATGACCGTTAACGATGTTAAAGAGAGTATGAAAAACAGTGGCCGCCACCTATCTATGGATGCGCCGCTTGTAGAAGGTGAAGACTCTAACCTGTATGACGTATTACGTTCTGGTGAGTCTCCAAACCCGGACAGGGAGCTTATTCATGAGTCGCTTCGTACTGAAATAGAGCGCGCCCTTGAAACCCTTACTCCGCGTGAGGCTGATGTTGTAAGGCTTTACTTCGGTTTAGGCGACCAGCACCCAATGACACTTGAGGAAATAGGTGAAACTTTTGACCTTACCCGCGAGCGTGTACGCCAAATTAAAGAAAAGGCTATCAGGAGGTTAAAACACACCTCTCGCAGCAAGATCCTTAAAACATACCTTGGTTAA
- a CDS encoding efflux RND transporter permease subunit yields MSLSTLSIKRPVLTIVMNVAIIIFGFIGYTFLGVREFPSIDPAQISVRTSYTGANADIIESQITEPLEKAINSIDGIRNISSSSNQGSSNITIEFELEKNLEEAANDVRDKVSQAVRSLPQDIDAPPVVSKADADSEPIITMTVQSATRDPLELSDYAENVIAERLQTIPGVSSVQIWGQKRYAMRLWVDPVKLTSYGVTVSDVRSALAAQNVELPTGKLTGANTELTVKTLGNLAKAEQFDNIIIKSEGEKIVKFSDVGRAELGPENLETKMTNNGQQLVGLAIIPQPGTNYIDIADAFYKQYDQLKKELPGDLTLNIALDNTVFIKKSVLEVAETLAISIILVTLIIYLFFRDWAIALRPLLDIPVSLIATFFIMYIFGFSINVLTLLAIVLATGLVVDDGIVVTENIFKKVEEGMTPIEAALKGANEIFFAVISISVTLAAVFLPVIFLEGFVGRLFREFGVVIAAAVLVSAFVSLTLTPMLNAYLIKGVHKKSKFYDLTEPYFEKMNKGYAAMLTDYMKRKWLSFPILAICIGLIALFFSTLQKETAPYDDRSYVGMSITGPEGASYDYMDRFMKEMEKLIKDSIPETATSLVITSPGFGSSSVNSGRIRISLKNSEDRTRSQKEIAQDLGKWTKRYAEARVAVQEQPTIAVNRRGGFPIQYIIQAPNFEKLREKIPEFMDAVNADPTFSATDVNLKFNKPEINVTINREKAQSLGVSLMDVAQTLQLSLSGQRFGYFMMNGKQYQVIGQFEDTDRETPLDLTSIYVKSNTGQLIQLDNLVTVDEESSPPQLYHNNRYMSATVSAGLAPGMSISDGIAAMDRAKVKVLDDTFTTDLGGESRDFVESSSNTLFAFGLALLLIYLILAGQFESFIDPFIIILTVPMAVAGALFSLWLFGQTWNIFSQIGTIMLIGLVTKNGILIVEFANQLREEGKDKYEAIMESAESRLRPILMTSLAIALGALPIAMSLGAAATSRIGMGVVIVGGTVFSLLLTLFVIPAIYYMWSRPKKHRPEFDNIKDL; encoded by the coding sequence ATGAGCCTTAGTACACTCAGTATAAAACGGCCCGTGCTTACCATAGTAATGAATGTGGCCATCATCATCTTCGGGTTTATTGGCTACACATTTCTTGGTGTGCGTGAGTTTCCGAGTATCGACCCGGCGCAAATATCTGTACGTACCAGTTATACGGGGGCCAATGCCGATATTATTGAATCGCAAATTACAGAACCGTTAGAAAAGGCCATCAACTCTATTGATGGTATCCGTAACATATCCTCAAGCAGTAACCAGGGGTCAAGTAACATAACTATAGAGTTTGAACTTGAAAAAAACCTGGAGGAAGCTGCTAACGACGTGCGCGATAAGGTATCTCAGGCTGTGCGCAGCCTTCCGCAGGATATTGATGCGCCGCCGGTAGTAAGCAAGGCTGATGCCGATAGTGAACCTATTATTACCATGACCGTGCAAAGTGCTACCCGCGACCCGCTGGAACTTAGCGACTATGCCGAGAATGTTATTGCAGAGCGCCTGCAAACCATACCCGGTGTAAGCAGCGTGCAGATATGGGGGCAGAAGCGTTATGCCATGCGCCTGTGGGTAGACCCTGTAAAACTTACGTCGTATGGTGTTACCGTTAGCGATGTGCGTAGTGCATTGGCTGCCCAAAACGTAGAGCTGCCTACGGGTAAGCTAACCGGTGCCAATACAGAACTTACGGTTAAGACACTGGGCAATTTGGCGAAAGCCGAACAATTTGACAACATTATCATAAAATCGGAAGGGGAGAAGATCGTAAAATTCAGCGATGTGGGCCGTGCCGAACTGGGGCCGGAAAACCTGGAAACAAAAATGACCAACAATGGGCAGCAACTTGTGGGGCTTGCCATCATTCCGCAGCCGGGTACAAATTACATTGACATTGCCGATGCGTTTTACAAACAATACGACCAGCTTAAGAAAGAGCTTCCGGGCGACCTTACACTAAATATTGCGCTTGATAATACGGTGTTCATTAAAAAATCAGTACTCGAAGTTGCCGAAACACTGGCAATATCTATTATACTGGTAACGCTTATTATTTACCTTTTCTTTAGGGACTGGGCCATAGCACTACGTCCGCTACTTGATATTCCTGTTTCGCTTATCGCTACGTTTTTTATCATGTACATTTTTGGTTTTTCGATCAATGTACTTACGCTGCTCGCCATTGTACTGGCAACCGGCCTTGTGGTAGATGATGGTATCGTGGTAACCGAGAATATCTTTAAAAAGGTAGAAGAGGGCATGACCCCTATAGAGGCAGCTTTAAAAGGCGCGAACGAAATTTTCTTTGCGGTAATTTCCATCTCTGTTACGCTTGCGGCAGTATTTCTTCCGGTAATTTTTCTTGAAGGATTTGTGGGCAGGCTCTTCCGCGAATTTGGGGTCGTAATCGCCGCGGCAGTGCTGGTTTCGGCATTTGTTTCGCTTACGCTTACCCCAATGCTTAACGCTTATCTGATTAAGGGAGTACACAAAAAATCAAAATTCTATGACCTTACAGAGCCTTATTTCGAGAAAATGAATAAAGGCTATGCTGCCATGCTTACAGATTATATGAAGCGAAAATGGCTAAGCTTCCCCATTCTTGCTATTTGTATAGGTCTTATTGCACTGTTTTTTAGTACGCTGCAAAAAGAAACTGCACCGTATGATGATCGTAGCTATGTAGGGATGAGCATTACAGGCCCCGAAGGTGCATCGTATGATTATATGGACCGCTTTATGAAGGAGATGGAAAAGCTGATAAAAGATTCGATTCCGGAGACGGCGACAAGCCTGGTTATTACATCTCCCGGTTTTGGGTCATCATCAGTAAACAGCGGGCGCATCAGGATTTCGTTAAAAAATAGCGAAGATCGTACCCGAAGCCAGAAAGAAATAGCCCAGGATCTGGGTAAATGGACCAAGCGCTATGCCGAAGCCCGTGTGGCAGTGCAGGAACAGCCTACCATTGCCGTAAACCGCAGGGGAGGCTTCCCTATACAGTATATAATCCAGGCACCTAACTTTGAAAAACTCCGCGAAAAAATTCCTGAGTTCATGGATGCTGTAAATGCAGACCCTACTTTTTCTGCAACAGATGTCAACCTTAAATTCAATAAGCCTGAAATAAACGTAACCATAAACCGTGAAAAGGCACAGAGCCTTGGCGTTTCGCTTATGGATGTGGCGCAAACACTGCAATTATCGTTAAGCGGACAGCGTTTTGGCTACTTCATGATGAACGGTAAGCAGTACCAGGTAATAGGCCAGTTTGAAGATACTGACCGTGAAACACCTCTCGACCTTACTTCTATTTATGTAAAAAGCAATACCGGGCAACTTATCCAGCTCGATAACCTTGTGACGGTAGATGAGGAGAGTAGCCCACCACAGCTGTACCACAACAACCGTTATATGAGTGCTACCGTTTCGGCAGGGCTTGCTCCCGGCATGAGTATAAGCGATGGCATAGCGGCCATGGATCGTGCTAAAGTAAAAGTACTTGATGATACCTTTACAACCGACCTTGGTGGTGAATCGCGCGACTTTGTAGAGAGTAGCTCTAATACGCTGTTTGCATTTGGGCTTGCGTTATTACTTATCTATCTTATCCTGGCAGGTCAGTTTGAGAGTTTTATAGATCCGTTTATCATTATACTTACCGTGCCTATGGCAGTTGCCGGGGCGTTGTTTTCGCTATGGCTTTTTGGGCAAACCTGGAATATCTTTAGCCAGATAGGTACCATTATGCTTATTGGGCTTGTAACTAAAAACGGTATATTAATTGTAGAATTTGCAAACCAGTTACGCGAAGAAGGTAAAGATAAATATGAGGCCATTATGGAAAGTGCCGAAAGCCGCCTGCGCCCTATATTAATGACCAGTCTTGCCATAGCACTGGGGGCATTGCCTATTGCAATGTCGCTTGGTGCTGCTGCTACCAGCCGTATAGGTATGGGGGTTGTAATTGTGGGGGGAACTGTGTTTTCATTATTACTTACCCTGTTTGTAATACCTGCCATTTATTATATGTGGTCGCGCCCTAAAAAGCACCGTCCTGAATTTGATAACATTAAAGACCTTTAG
- a CDS encoding TolC family protein produces the protein MRYCLYILFCFLGAASYAQETTAQQFPAFLSVEDAVSQALKNNFDIKIADNNLKIDQQNVSLANAGLLPNLYGSVNQNNSIQNSKQERTDGTVQELNNAKNNSLSYGVNLGWTIFDGFAMFARYDQLKELQKQGEAELKYTVLTRVGDVMETYFTLVQQQQMLQALDTAIVISKQRVNTAQNRFTIGKAAKLEVLNAEVDLNTDQTNFLKQKQEYENTKTLLNQLMARELTENFKVADVVATDDKLKLVDLLSLAATQNPQIQISLINKRVAELNLKQVKGARLPNVAVTTGYVFTDSESSLGFARTNTGRGLSYGLTARVNIFNGFLQKRNENIAKLQIDNSNVVINQQTQAINAQLISAYQTYLTNLDLVKLEGKNVQIAEQNLDITMEKYRIGTITTLEVRTAQLNYVNALARNSTAQFNAKLSEVNLKELAGNLSL, from the coding sequence ATGAGGTATTGTTTATACATTTTATTCTGTTTTCTTGGCGCTGCATCTTATGCGCAGGAAACTACTGCACAGCAGTTTCCTGCATTTTTGTCGGTTGAAGATGCCGTATCGCAGGCACTCAAAAATAATTTTGACATAAAGATCGCAGATAATAACCTAAAGATCGATCAGCAGAATGTAAGCCTTGCCAATGCAGGTTTATTGCCCAATCTTTACGGAAGCGTTAACCAGAACAACAGCATACAAAACAGTAAGCAGGAGCGTACCGATGGTACTGTGCAGGAACTGAACAATGCCAAAAATAATAGCCTTAGTTATGGCGTAAACCTTGGGTGGACTATTTTTGACGGTTTTGCCATGTTTGCCCGATACGATCAGTTAAAGGAACTGCAAAAGCAGGGTGAGGCTGAGCTAAAGTATACCGTGCTTACCCGTGTGGGCGATGTTATGGAAACTTATTTTACACTTGTGCAGCAACAGCAAATGCTACAGGCGCTTGATACGGCCATAGTAATAAGCAAGCAGCGTGTTAACACCGCCCAAAACCGTTTTACCATAGGTAAGGCTGCAAAGCTAGAGGTGCTGAATGCCGAGGTAGACCTAAATACGGATCAAACCAATTTTTTGAAGCAAAAGCAGGAGTATGAAAATACCAAGACGTTGCTAAACCAGCTTATGGCGCGTGAACTGACGGAGAATTTTAAAGTGGCAGATGTTGTTGCTACAGATGATAAGCTAAAGCTGGTAGATTTACTTTCGCTTGCGGCTACGCAAAACCCGCAGATACAAATTTCGCTCATTAATAAGCGGGTTGCAGAACTAAATCTTAAACAGGTAAAAGGCGCGCGATTGCCTAATGTAGCCGTTACCACAGGTTATGTTTTTACCGATAGCGAGTCGAGCCTTGGCTTTGCCCGTACAAATACCGGGCGCGGATTGAGTTATGGACTTACAGCAAGGGTAAATATCTTTAACGGCTTTTTACAAAAGCGTAATGAGAACATAGCAAAGCTACAGATAGATAATAGCAACGTAGTTATAAACCAGCAAACTCAGGCCATAAACGCACAGCTAATCTCGGCATACCAAACCTATCTTACCAACCTCGACCTTGTAAAGCTTGAAGGCAAAAATGTACAGATAGCAGAGCAAAATCTGGATATTACCATGGAGAAATACCGCATAGGTACCATTACTACGCTTGAAGTACGCACGGCGCAGCTTAACTATGTAAATGCCCTTGCACGTAACAGTACTGCACAATTTAACGCTAAATTATCTGAAGTTAATTTAAAGGAACTGGCAGGAAATTTGTCGCTTTAG